One Pleurodeles waltl isolate 20211129_DDA chromosome 3_2, aPleWal1.hap1.20221129, whole genome shotgun sequence genomic window carries:
- the LOC138286503 gene encoding claudin-3-like, protein MSMGMEIVGIALAVIGWVGVIVCCALPMWRVTAFIGTSIVTAQTIWEGMWMNCVVQSTGQMQCKVYDSMLALPQDLQAARALVVISIVLAVLGLMISIIGAKCTNCVEDESSKAKIMIVSGVMFLVAGVMVLIPVSWSANTVIRDFYNPLVMDSQKRELGAALYIGWAASALLLIGGAMLCCSCPPKQEKYPASRVAYSAAKSTGPIYDRKDYV, encoded by the coding sequence ATGTCCATGGGAATGGAGATAGTTGGCATCGCCCTGGCTGTGATAGGCTGGGTGGGCGTCATTGTGTGCTGTGCACTTCCCATGTGGCGAGTGACTGCTTTCAttggcacaagtattgtcactgccCAGACGATATGGGAGGGCATGTGGATGAACTGCGTGGTGCAGAGCACGGGGCAGATGCAATGCAAGGTCTACGACTCCATGTTGGCCCTACCTCAAGATCTTCAGGCGGCCCGAGCCCTGGTTGTCATCTCCATCGTGCTGGCCGTCCTAGGTCTCATGATCTCCATCATCGGTGCCAAGTGCACCAACTGCGTTGAAGATGAGTCATCCAAGGCCAAGATCATGATCGTTTCTGGGGTCATGTTCCTTGTAGCTGGAGTAATGGTCCTCATCCCTGTCTCGTGGTCAGCCAACACTGTTATCCGTGACTTCTACAACCCGCTGGTGATGGATTCACAGAAGAGGGAGCTGGGGGCTGCACTCTACATTGGCTGGGCAGCATCTGCCCTTCTGTTGATTGGGGGCGCCATGCTCTGCTGTTCCTGCCCCCCCAAGCAGGAGAAATATCCAGCCTCACGAGTGGCCTACTCAGCAGCCAAATCCACTGGGCCAATCTATGACCGCAAGGACTACGTCTGA